CGGCGCGAACGCCGCCGCGAGGTCGTGCTCGCAACGGTCGAGCACGCCGTCGAGGTCCCGGTCCGCGGAGGCGCCTCCGGCCAGGCACTCCGCCTCCGTCCAGCCGACCGCCAGCGCCATGGGCGATGCAGCTCCGACGGCCGCGATGCGCCCGGGGACGTGGGAAGGAGCGGAGCCCCCTGTGCCTCCGCAGGCCAGGGGGATGCAGGCCAGGAGCAGGGCGGCTCCTGCAGGAACGGCCCGCATGGATGGGACGAACACCGCCGGATCAGCCCCCGACCAGCTCGTCGATCCGCTTCATGGAGAAGCCCGCGGTCGCGCGGTCGCCGTTCACGACCACGGGGCGCGTGATGAAGGTGTACTCCTCCGTCATCAGCCGGAGCATCTCCTCCTCCGACAGCACCCGCTCGTGCAGCCCCAGGGCGCGGTACTTCCGGGCGCGCCGGGAGAAGAGCGTGCCGGCGCCGCCCACGCGCTCCGCCAGCTCGCGCACCTGGCCCTCCGAAAGCGGCTCCGTCTTGACGTCGTGGAAGCGCTCCACCTCCACCCCCCTCTTCTCCAGGTACGCCACGGCCTTCTGGCAGGTGGAGCAGTGCGGCAGGCCGTACACGGTGACGGGCATCGAAGCTCCTGGTTTCCGAATGAACGGGGCCGCCCCGAACCATGGAGCGGCCCCGAAAATTTCAGGCAAAGGGGCCTGCAGCTCAGGCCGTCACGCGGCCGTGTCGGCGGACGCGCGGTACTCCGCGCAGAGGGCGTGCACCTCCTCGTCCGAGAAGGTGTGGTCGCACCCCTTGGCCGCCTCGAACACGTGGTTGCAGAGCCCCTCGTCCGTGACGTCGTACCCGTGCTGGGAGAGCCAGTAGCGCACGTTGGAGATTCCGCTCATGTGCGACACGTCGATCCGCTGCCGGAGCCCGAAGAGTCCCGCCGGCACCCCCGAGTAGACGCGGTCGGCCAGCCAGGAGTCGCCCTTGGCCTCGGCCTTGATGATGGCGGCGGCGTGCACCCCCGTGCCCGTGCGGAAGGCGTCGCCGCCGAACACCGGCCAGTTGTAGGGGAGCGGCACCTGGCACGCCTCCGCCACCAGCTCCACGTACTCGCGCAGCTTCGACAGGTCGCGGTCGTGCAGCCCCAGGAGCTTGAGGTTGACGAGGAGGAGGTCCATCTCGGTGTTCCCGCAGCGCTCCCCAACCCCGAGCCCGGTGGCGTGCACCCGGTGCACCCCTTCTTCGATGGCGGCCAGGGTGTTGGGGATGGCGAGGCCGCGGTCGCGGTGCCCGTGCCAGTCGATCTTCACGTCCTCGCCGCTGGGCTCCACGATCTCCTCGCGGACGAAGCGGACGAGCTGCCGCACCCCGTCGGGGGTCGCGTGGCCCACCGTGTCCGCCAGGCAGATGCGGCGCGCGCCGCAGCGGATGGCGGTGCCGTAGAGCTGCTTCAGCGTCTCCGGGGCGGCGCGGGTGGTGTCCTCGGTCACGTACATCACCGGGAGCCCCTCGCGGACCGCGAAGCCCACCGCCTCCTCCGTCGCCCGCAGCATCCGGTCGATCGTCCAATCCTCCGCGTACTGGCGGATGGGCGAAGAGCCGATGAAGGTCGCCGCCTCGATGGGGATCCCCACCCGCTGCGACACCTCCACGATGGGCCGCACGTCGGCGATGACGGTGCGGGCGGCGCAGTTGGCGGAGATGGGGAGGCGGGCGTCGGCGATCTCGCGCGCGAGCACCTCCACGTCCTGCACGGCGCGCGGGCCGGCGCCGGGGAGCCCGATGTCGGCGGAGTGGATCCCCAGCTCGGCCATGAGGTGGAGGAGCCGGACCTTGTCCTCGATGCGCGGGTCGGTGACCGAGGGGGACTGGAGGCCGTCGCGTAGCGTCTCGTCGTCCAGCTCGACGGTGCGGACCTTCCCGTAGTCGAACGAGCCGTGCACGGTGTTCCAATCGAAGATCAGGTCGCGCTCGAGCATTCGATCCCTCACGAGGACGTTTCAGGGCGGGAGCGGCAGGGCGCGCGGAGCGGCCCGCCGCGGCGGACACGGAAGGGCGCGGCCGCCGGAGCGACGCTCTCCGGCGGACGGCGCACCGTTAACATATCATGCTCGCCGGGCGCGCGGAACCCGGTATTTGGCGCCCATGAGTGCCCGCGACCGGGCGATGGGCATGGCGCACCGCGGCATCCGCACGCGTCGATTGACAGACGCACCCCCGGGGGCGATGATTCCGCGCCCCCGAACGCCGGTCCACGCAGCGCAGCCCATGCACCTCGACGCCCTTCTCGCCCACCCCGACGTGCGCCGCGCGCGCGCCCGCATCCACGAAACCGACGACGAGACGCTCCGCGAGCAGGTGGCGCTGGTGCGCGTCCCCGCCCCCTCGCTCGCGGAGGCGGAGCGGGCCGCCCGGGTGCGCGATCGCTTCGCGGAGCTGGGGCTGGCCTCGATCGAGGAGGACGCCGTCGGAAACGTGCTCGCGGCCCTCCCCGACCCCACGGCGCCGGAGAGCGAGCCGGTGGTCGTTTCCGCGCACCTGGACACCGTGTTCCCCGCGGGGACCGACCTGACCCCCCGCTACCAGGACGAGCGGATCTGCGCGCCCGGGATCACCGACAACGGGCGGGGCCTGGCCGCGCTCCTCGCCATCGCGCGTGTGCTGCAGGAGGCGGGGATCCGCACCGTGCGCCCGCTCGTCCTGGCCGCCACCGTGGGAGAGGAGGGGATCGGCGACCTGCGGGGGGTGAAGCACCTCTTCCGCGAGGGCGCGCCGCTGCGCGGGGCCGCCGCCTTCCTGTCGCTGGACGGCTCCGGGACGGGCCGCATCGTCCACCGGGCCATCGGCTCCCGGCGGCTGCGGGTGACGGTGCGGGGGCCCGGCGGCCATTCGTGGTCCGACCGGGGCGCCGCCAACCCGGTGCAGGCGCTGAGCGCCGCCGTGGTGGCGCTCGGGGGGGTCCGGCCGCCCGCCAACGCCCGCTCCGCGCTGACCGTGGCGCGGATCGGCGGCGGCACCAGCGTCAACTCCATCCCCGCCGAGGCCTGGGCGGAGGTGGACATCCGGAGCGACACCCCCGGCCCGCTGGCGCGGCTGGAGGAGCAGCTCCGCCACGCCGTTGCGGACGCCATCGACGCCGAGAACCGCGGCCGCTCGCGCCGCGGCCCCGGCCTGGCCGCGCAGATCGACCTGATCGGAGACCGCCCCTCCGGCGAGACCGACGCCGACTCCGCCCTGGTCCGCGCCGCCGTGGCCGTGACCCACGCCCTGGGCGACAACCCGGAGCTGGCCGCCTCCTCCACCGACTCCAACGTGGCGATCTCCCTGGGGATCCCCGCCATCACCATCGGCGCGGGCGGCGAGTCCGGCGGCGTGCACACCCTGGGCGAGTGGTATTCCAACCGCGGCGGCCCGCGCGGCATCGAGCGCGCGCTGCTGGTCACGCTGGCGGTGGCGGGGGTGGGGTAGAACAGAGTGCGAAGTGAGAGGTGCGAAGTGCGAAACAGCGCCCCCGCCGGGAGGTTCCCGGCGGGGGCGTCGTCGTGAGGACGGGCTCCTGCTGTTCACTTCCGCACTTCGCACTTCGCACTCACGCACTTCCCCCCAGCTCCAGCACCGAGTCGTCGCCTACGTCCACCTTCCCGTTGACGCCGCGCAGCACCACGTTGCTCCCCACCAGCGACTCGGAAAGGTCGCTCCGCTCGATCACGGTCTTCTCGCCGACGATGGTGTCGCGCAGGCGCGAGCCGCGCACCGTCGTGCCGGCGGAGAGGGTCACGTTGGGGCCGATCTCCGCGTCCTCCAGCTCCACGCCCTCGGCCACGTGCACCGGCTCGTGCACGGTCACGTTCTTCCCGTCCGCGGGGCTCCGCCCGCGCGTGGTGGAGAGGACGTGCAGGTTGGTCTGCAGCAGCGTCTCCGGCTTCCCGGCGTCGTACCACCCCTCGATGGCGATGGTCTTGATCTTCGCCCCCTGGTCCACCATGTACTGGAAGGCGTCCGTCAGGTAGAACTCGCCGGACGGGCCGGGCTGCGTGTTCATCACGTGGTGGATCCCCTCGAAGAGCAGCTTCCAGTCGCGGATGTAGTACAGGCCGATGTTGGCGAGCTTCGAGACGGGCTCCTTCGGCTTCTCGATGATCTGCCGCATGTTGCCCTGCTCGTCGGTGACGATCACCCCGAAGCGCTGGTAGTCCTCCACCTCCTTGGCCCAGATCACCCCCGCCACGTCCTCCGGGAGCCGCTTGACGATGGAGAGGTCCGCGTCGAAGAGCGTGTCCACGAAGATGATGAGCAGCTCGTCCTCGGCGTACGGCTCGGCGAGCGCCACCGCGTCCGCGGTCCCGTTCTGCTCCTTCTGCTCCACGTAGACGGCGTCGAAGTCGGGGTACTCCCGCTCCATGTACTCCTGGACCTTCTCCTTCAGGTGGCCGGTGATGACCACCGCCTCGTTCACCCCCAGCTCGCGGAGGTCGTCCAGGATGTAGCTCATCACCGGCTTGTCCCCCACCCGGAGGAGCGGCTTCGGCGTGACGTGGGTGTGCGGGCGCAGGCGGGTGCCCTTGCCGGCGAGCGGGATGACGACTTTCACTCTGGCTCCTCCGTCCGGATCGGCGATGGCTGTGCTCGGGGATGGCGTTCAGCGCCCCGCCCGGCGAGCAGGTTTCGTACCCGGCCGGCGCGGGGGGCGCATCATACCACGCGCCGCGTCCGCGCGTCAAATCGCCCGCAGCCCGGGTGCGGTGTGGCTGTCGCTCGCCCGCCTCGCGCCGTACATTCGGGGTCCCGGTCCTCCCCTCCGCCCTGCCGAGCCGCCATGCGCCTGCCCCGCGCCCTGCGCACCAACCGCGCCTACACCCATCCGGAATCCCGCGACCCGCGCCTGCGGGGGCG
The DNA window shown above is from Longimicrobiaceae bacterium and carries:
- a CDS encoding sugar phosphate nucleotidyltransferase, which codes for MKVVIPLAGKGTRLRPHTHVTPKPLLRVGDKPVMSYILDDLRELGVNEAVVITGHLKEKVQEYMEREYPDFDAVYVEQKEQNGTADAVALAEPYAEDELLIIFVDTLFDADLSIVKRLPEDVAGVIWAKEVEDYQRFGVIVTDEQGNMRQIIEKPKEPVSKLANIGLYYIRDWKLLFEGIHHVMNTQPGPSGEFYLTDAFQYMVDQGAKIKTIAIEGWYDAGKPETLLQTNLHVLSTTRGRSPADGKNVTVHEPVHVAEGVELEDAEIGPNVTLSAGTTVRGSRLRDTIVGEKTVIERSDLSESLVGSNVVLRGVNGKVDVGDDSVLELGGSA
- a CDS encoding LeuA family protein is translated as MLERDLIFDWNTVHGSFDYGKVRTVELDDETLRDGLQSPSVTDPRIEDKVRLLHLMAELGIHSADIGLPGAGPRAVQDVEVLAREIADARLPISANCAARTVIADVRPIVEVSQRVGIPIEAATFIGSSPIRQYAEDWTIDRMLRATEEAVGFAVREGLPVMYVTEDTTRAAPETLKQLYGTAIRCGARRICLADTVGHATPDGVRQLVRFVREEIVEPSGEDVKIDWHGHRDRGLAIPNTLAAIEEGVHRVHATGLGVGERCGNTEMDLLLVNLKLLGLHDRDLSKLREYVELVAEACQVPLPYNWPVFGGDAFRTGTGVHAAAIIKAEAKGDSWLADRVYSGVPAGLFGLRQRIDVSHMSGISNVRYWLSQHGYDVTDEGLCNHVFEAAKGCDHTFSDEEVHALCAEYRASADTAA
- a CDS encoding ArsC/Spx/MgsR family protein, whose translation is MPVTVYGLPHCSTCQKAVAYLEKRGVEVERFHDVKTEPLSEGQVRELAERVGGAGTLFSRRARKYRALGLHERVLSEEEMLRLMTEEYTFITRPVVVNGDRATAGFSMKRIDELVGG
- a CDS encoding M20/M25/M40 family metallo-hydrolase — its product is MHLDALLAHPDVRRARARIHETDDETLREQVALVRVPAPSLAEAERAARVRDRFAELGLASIEEDAVGNVLAALPDPTAPESEPVVVSAHLDTVFPAGTDLTPRYQDERICAPGITDNGRGLAALLAIARVLQEAGIRTVRPLVLAATVGEEGIGDLRGVKHLFREGAPLRGAAAFLSLDGSGTGRIVHRAIGSRRLRVTVRGPGGHSWSDRGAANPVQALSAAVVALGGVRPPANARSALTVARIGGGTSVNSIPAEAWAEVDIRSDTPGPLARLEEQLRHAVADAIDAENRGRSRRGPGLAAQIDLIGDRPSGETDADSALVRAAVAVTHALGDNPELAASSTDSNVAISLGIPAITIGAGGESGGVHTLGEWYSNRGGPRGIERALLVTLAVAGVG